The genomic segment TGGGCGCTGGGGAAGAACGGCAGGCCGAGCCGGGCCGCGCGCCGGGCCGCCGCCTTCGAGGAGCCGCCGACGAGGAGCAGCGGGTGCGGGCGGGTGAAGGGGCGCGGCGTGATCCGCACGGTGCGGCCGCGGAAGGTGAAGGGCTCGCCCGTCCAGGCTTCGAGCAGCGTCTCCAGGAGTTCGTCCTGGAGCTTGCCGCGGCTCTTCCAGTCGACGCCCGACTGCTCGTACTCCTCGGGCCGGTACCCGATCCCCGCCACCGTCACCAGACGGCCCGCGCTCAGCAGGTCGAGGACGGCGATGTCCTCGGCGAGCCGCAGCGGGTCGTGCAGCGGGCCGATGATCGCGGAGACCGTCACCGCGATCCGCCGGCTCGCCCCGAACACCGCGCCCGCGAACGTGAAGGGCGAGGAGATCCAGTTGTTCTCCGCGCCGTGGTGCTCCTCGGTCTGGATCGTGGAGATGCCGCGGTCGTCCGCGTACGTGGCCATCTCCAGGGCGGCACGGTAGCGCTCGCTCAACGAGGCGGGTGTGGCGGCGGGATCGACGAGGTTGAACCGTACGACTGTGGTGGGCATGGACAACGTCCCCCTTCACCGTGCGTGGGCGGCGAAGGGGGACGCTAGTTGACCGGGGGTCAGATGGGTAGCCTCGTACGGAAGTTGAGGATATCCGTCGTGATATCGGCGGGGGTCAGGCGGAGACCAGCTCGGTCTCGCCGTTGTCCTTGCCGGAGGGGTCCTTCTCGGGCAGCGGGGTCTTCGGCAGGACCGCGTACAGCACGGCCGCGATGACGATCGTGGTCAGCCAGCCGAGACCGTGGCGGCCGATCCAGGACGTGGCGAGCGGGCCGCTGAACCAGTCGACCTTGGTGAAGAGCAGACCCACGATCAGGGCGAGGGCCCACGCCGTCATGGCCTGCCAGGCGAAGCCCGCCTTGTACCAGTAGGCGCTGGTGCGCTTGGTGTCCATCAGCGCCTCGCCGTCGTACGTCTTGCGGCGCAGCATGTCGACGCCGAAGACGCCGATCCAGGCGGAGAAGGCGACCGCGAGGAGGGTGAGGAAGGAGATGAACGAGCCCATGAAGCTCGTCGCCACGTTCATCAGGATGT from the Streptomyces venezuelae genome contains:
- a CDS encoding LLM class flavin-dependent oxidoreductase; this translates as MPTTVVRFNLVDPAATPASLSERYRAALEMATYADDRGISTIQTEEHHGAENNWISSPFTFAGAVFGASRRIAVTVSAIIGPLHDPLRLAEDIAVLDLLSAGRLVTVAGIGYRPEEYEQSGVDWKSRGKLQDELLETLLEAWTGEPFTFRGRTVRITPRPFTRPHPLLLVGGSSKAAARRAARLGLPFFPSAHLPDLEAYYREQLREHGTEGWTMMPAAETPLLHIADDPDLTWAKHGEHFLHEARTYASWQNKDIRSAVKSTATTVEELRAEGVYRVLTPDACVRYAKSGADSLVLHPLSGGMPIDEGWRSLHHFCENVLPRLKDK